In Sphingomonas panacisoli, one genomic interval encodes:
- a CDS encoding sensor histidine kinase, translating to MGFDGRFTLVLIGWIAALLATLVALAFAIATPDLAAARIVAVALVIGAGYGVARHVDRTNRTVGRFVEALHFGDFATRFDRRGGVGFAALGQSLDEAMRRLQAQRDRAADEQRFLETLVDDMPVALLTIDHRGAVQLANKAARRLFAGHGGTRPADFAVYGETFAARLAEDGERSAELLLLRSSTGPQRAIVRSASLERLGLTSRAVTVEPVQGTLDAIEMATQTDLVRVLTHEILNSLTPVTSLASSAAAVLDDDPPDLDLARTAVGTLARRAEGLEHFIRSYRTVANVPDVRLKQFQAEPFLRDLDRLFAADWPDLQLDITVTPDLVIDADPDLLAQAVINLLRNAAQATREAGRGSQITLTVAGDNGVAKRLTLADSGNGIPEPQRRDIFLPFYTTRAQGTGVGLNLVRQIVIAHGWTIDVAEAPGGGAEFRLYLG from the coding sequence ATGGGCTTTGACGGTCGTTTCACGCTGGTTCTGATCGGCTGGATTGCGGCGTTATTGGCGACCTTGGTCGCGCTGGCCTTTGCCATTGCGACGCCCGATCTGGCGGCGGCGCGGATCGTCGCCGTGGCGCTGGTGATCGGCGCGGGGTACGGCGTCGCACGCCATGTCGATCGCACCAACCGCACGGTCGGCCGCTTCGTCGAGGCATTGCATTTCGGCGATTTCGCGACGCGCTTCGATCGCCGCGGCGGGGTCGGGTTCGCGGCCCTCGGCCAGTCGCTCGACGAAGCGATGCGGCGACTCCAAGCGCAACGCGACCGCGCCGCCGACGAGCAGCGTTTTCTCGAAACGCTCGTCGATGACATGCCCGTGGCGCTGCTGACGATCGATCATCGCGGCGCGGTGCAACTCGCCAATAAGGCGGCGCGGCGGTTGTTCGCCGGGCATGGCGGCACGCGTCCGGCCGACTTCGCGGTTTATGGCGAGACTTTTGCCGCGCGATTGGCCGAAGATGGCGAGCGATCCGCCGAACTCCTACTGCTCCGCTCCTCGACCGGGCCGCAACGCGCGATCGTTCGCAGCGCCAGCCTGGAGCGGCTGGGCCTCACCAGTCGCGCGGTCACGGTCGAGCCGGTCCAGGGCACGCTCGACGCGATCGAAATGGCGACGCAGACCGATCTGGTCCGCGTCCTGACGCACGAGATCCTCAATTCGCTGACCCCCGTGACGTCGCTGGCGTCGTCGGCAGCCGCAGTGCTCGACGACGATCCGCCGGACCTCGATCTGGCGCGCACCGCCGTCGGCACGCTCGCGCGTCGCGCCGAGGGGCTGGAGCATTTCATTCGATCGTATCGCACCGTCGCCAACGTACCAGACGTGCGGCTGAAGCAGTTTCAGGCCGAGCCGTTCCTGCGCGATCTCGACCGCTTGTTCGCCGCCGACTGGCCCGATTTGCAACTGGACATCACGGTCACGCCCGATCTGGTGATCGATGCCGATCCCGATCTGCTCGCGCAGGCGGTCATCAACCTACTCCGCAACGCGGCGCAGGCAACGCGCGAGGCCGGGCGGGGTTCACAGATTACGCTGACGGTGGCTGGCGATAACGGCGTTGCGAAGCGCCTGACCCTCGCTGATTCGGGGAACGGCATTCCGGAGCCGCAGCGCCGCGACATCTTCCTGCCGTTCTACACGACCCGCGCACAGGGCACCGGCGTCGGGCTCAACCTGGTCCGCCAGATCGTCATCGCGCACGGCTGGACGATCGACGTCGCGGAGGCGCCGGGCGGCGGGGCGGAGTTCCGGCTGTATCTGGGATGA
- a CDS encoding sigma-54-dependent transcriptional regulator — MGMADFDCCIIVDDDEDILVAARLALRGLFREIVTVSSPDKALAAAAGRSPDVILLDANFARGATDAQEGLALLDQLLAADPEAIIVMITAHAGVNVAVDAMKHGATDFVSKPWENDRLVQTVRTAAALRRSRRAAPAGQAASSNGAPLIGSAPAMARVHSLIARAAPTDANVLVLGENGTGKELVARALHDQSLRAAKPMVTVDLGAIATELIDSELFGHVKGAFTDARADRIGRIQAADGGTLFLDEIGNLPLHLQPKLLTALEQRQVTPVGANKAVPVDIRVIAATNMTTTMLRDPRSFRQDLLFRLNTVEIDLPPLRDRREDIPALIDHYLAHYAARYGRTHSTVPPETRAALVHHDWPGNVRALRHAVERAVILAGDAPLTPDHFALLPNEPALRMTTASSAPDLNLDRVERRLVEEALKKHGYNISAAAQELGVSRAALYRRMEKHGL; from the coding sequence ATGGGGATGGCGGATTTCGATTGTTGCATCATCGTCGATGACGACGAGGACATCCTGGTCGCCGCACGGCTGGCGTTGCGCGGGCTGTTCCGCGAGATCGTCACGGTCTCTTCGCCGGACAAGGCGCTGGCGGCCGCCGCGGGTCGGTCGCCCGACGTCATTCTGCTCGACGCCAATTTCGCGCGCGGGGCGACCGATGCGCAGGAAGGGCTGGCGCTGCTCGACCAACTCCTCGCCGCCGATCCGGAAGCGATCATCGTGATGATCACCGCCCATGCCGGCGTGAACGTCGCGGTCGATGCGATGAAGCACGGCGCGACCGATTTCGTGTCGAAGCCGTGGGAGAACGACCGGCTCGTCCAGACCGTCCGCACCGCCGCGGCGTTGCGCCGGTCGCGCCGCGCGGCGCCCGCAGGTCAGGCGGCGTCGTCGAATGGCGCACCGCTGATCGGGTCGGCCCCGGCGATGGCGCGCGTGCATTCGCTGATCGCGCGCGCCGCGCCGACCGACGCCAATGTGCTCGTGCTGGGGGAGAACGGGACGGGCAAGGAACTCGTCGCGCGTGCGCTTCACGACCAGTCTTTGCGTGCGGCCAAACCGATGGTGACGGTCGATCTCGGCGCGATCGCGACCGAACTGATCGACTCCGAACTGTTCGGCCATGTGAAGGGCGCATTCACCGACGCGCGCGCCGACCGTATCGGGCGGATCCAGGCAGCGGACGGCGGGACCTTGTTCCTCGACGAGATCGGCAACCTGCCGCTCCACCTCCAGCCGAAATTGCTGACCGCACTCGAACAGCGTCAAGTGACCCCGGTCGGTGCGAACAAGGCGGTGCCGGTCGATATTCGCGTAATCGCGGCGACCAACATGACGACCACGATGCTGCGCGACCCGCGCAGTTTCCGACAGGATTTGCTGTTCCGGCTCAACACGGTCGAGATCGACTTGCCGCCGCTACGCGACCGGCGCGAGGACATTCCGGCGCTGATCGACCATTATCTCGCGCATTACGCCGCGCGCTACGGTCGTACACACTCGACGGTGCCGCCAGAAACGCGCGCGGCGCTGGTCCATCATGACTGGCCCGGTAATGTTCGTGCGCTACGCCACGCCGTCGAGCGTGCGGTGATCCTGGCGGGCGACGCGCCGCTCACGCCCGATCATTTCGCCCTGCTCCCGAACGAGCCGGCACTACGAATGACGACCGCATCGTCGGCGCCCGACCTCAACCTCGATCGGGTCGAGCGACGGCTGGTCGAGGAAGCGCTGAAGAAGCACGGCTACAATATTTCCGCCGCGGCGCAGGAACTCGGCGTGTCGCGTGCCGCGCTATATCGCCGGATGGAAAAGCATGGGCTTTGA
- a CDS encoding efflux RND transporter periplasmic adaptor subunit — translation MSISPLKRALSGGGEGAVSGSGMDRVVERRGLSRTMKLAIGGGAVLLAALLFWWFAPRAGSQTVTMDRLTISEVKTGTFEDFIPLRARVTPLLTVFIDSIEGGRVDKILVEDGADVVAGQPIAMLSNAELQLSTLARQTEVEQQINNMRSQELALSQTRLSNERAILDADLALTTARRQFEREQPLAAKGFVSGKQFNDTRDNYLYQQRRLATLKRSQASDERLQSSQLDQQRESMKSMSAGLGIARTNLDALNLRAPVAGKLSGFSIQIGQSLQRGERIGQIDSPGKNKLQAGVDEFYLGRVQINQTATVDWNGKTYRARITKIYPQVQNNQFQVDLQFTGAEPTGLQRGQTLQAKLSLGDPAPARLIPAGAFYNDTGGNWIFVVAPGGGSAVKRQVRLGRRNPDYVEVLDGLDPGERVITSPYTGFADKDRLDLSTAKE, via the coding sequence GTGAGCATCTCTCCGTTGAAGCGGGCGCTATCAGGCGGCGGCGAAGGCGCGGTCAGCGGCAGCGGGATGGACCGCGTTGTCGAACGTCGCGGTCTGTCGCGCACCATGAAGCTGGCGATCGGCGGCGGCGCCGTGCTGCTGGCGGCTTTGCTGTTCTGGTGGTTCGCGCCGCGCGCCGGGTCGCAGACCGTGACGATGGACCGGCTGACGATTTCCGAGGTCAAGACCGGCACGTTCGAGGATTTCATTCCCTTGCGCGCGCGGGTCACGCCGCTGCTGACCGTCTTCATCGATTCGATCGAGGGCGGGCGCGTCGACAAGATCCTGGTCGAGGACGGCGCCGATGTCGTCGCGGGTCAGCCGATCGCGATGCTGTCGAACGCCGAGCTCCAGCTATCCACCCTCGCCCGCCAGACCGAAGTCGAGCAACAGATCAACAACATGCGCAGCCAGGAACTCGCGCTGTCGCAGACCAGGCTGTCCAACGAGCGCGCGATCCTCGACGCCGACCTAGCGCTCACCACCGCGCGTCGCCAGTTCGAACGCGAACAGCCGCTGGCCGCCAAGGGCTTCGTGTCGGGCAAGCAGTTCAACGATACGCGCGACAATTATCTCTATCAGCAACGCCGCCTCGCGACGCTCAAGCGCAGCCAGGCGAGCGACGAACGGCTGCAATCGAGCCAGCTCGACCAGCAACGGGAATCGATGAAGTCGATGAGCGCCGGGCTCGGCATCGCGCGCACCAACCTGGACGCGCTCAACCTGCGTGCGCCGGTTGCGGGCAAGCTGTCGGGCTTCTCGATTCAGATCGGCCAGTCGCTCCAGCGCGGTGAACGGATCGGGCAGATCGACAGCCCCGGCAAGAACAAGCTGCAGGCCGGGGTCGACGAATTCTATCTCGGCCGCGTCCAGATCAACCAGACCGCGACGGTCGACTGGAACGGCAAGACCTATCGCGCGCGGATCACCAAAATCTATCCGCAGGTGCAGAACAACCAGTTCCAGGTCGACCTGCAATTCACCGGCGCCGAACCGACCGGGCTGCAGCGCGGCCAGACGCTGCAGGCGAAGCTGTCGCTCGGCGATCCCGCGCCGGCCCGACTGATCCCGGCGGGCGCGTTCTACAACGATACCGGCGGCAACTGGATCTTCGTCGTCGCGCCGGGCGGTGGCAGCGCGGTCAAGCGCCAGGTCCGGCTCGGCCGCCGCAACCCCGATTATGTCGAAGTGCTCGATGGGCTCGACCCCGGCGAGCGTGTCATCACCAGCCCCTATACCGGTTTCGCCGACAAGGATCGGCTCGACCTGTCCACCGCGAAGGAGTGA
- a CDS encoding ABC transporter ATP-binding protein produces MLNMRALSQVYRTDTIETTALDAIDLDIEAGEFVAIMGPSGCGKSTLLNLMGMLDSPSSGSYVFNGQEVAGLSEAKLAEVRKANIGFIFQSFNLVDELSVRENIELALLYHNVPAAERRQRTDAVMDRVGIGHRGKHRPSQLSGGQQQRVAVARALVAEPKLILADEPTGNLDTNHGEEVMKMLQKLNAEGSTIVMVTHSPAHADYASRTVNMLDGRILQQHRRAA; encoded by the coding sequence ATGCTCAACATGCGCGCCCTCTCGCAAGTCTACCGCACCGACACGATCGAAACGACCGCGCTGGACGCCATCGACCTCGACATCGAGGCCGGCGAGTTCGTTGCGATCATGGGACCGTCGGGCTGCGGCAAATCGACCCTGCTCAACCTGATGGGCATGCTCGATAGCCCGTCGAGCGGGTCGTACGTGTTCAACGGCCAGGAAGTCGCCGGGCTGAGCGAAGCGAAGCTGGCCGAGGTGCGCAAGGCGAATATCGGCTTCATCTTCCAGAGCTTCAATCTGGTCGACGAATTGTCGGTGCGCGAGAATATCGAACTTGCCTTGCTCTACCATAACGTCCCCGCCGCCGAGCGCCGCCAACGGACCGACGCGGTAATGGATCGCGTCGGTATCGGCCATCGCGGCAAGCACCGACCGAGCCAGCTGTCGGGCGGCCAGCAACAGCGCGTCGCCGTCGCCCGCGCGCTCGTCGCTGAACCCAAATTGATCCTGGCCGACGAACCGACGGGCAACCTCGACACCAATCACGGCGAGGAGGTCATGAAGATGCTGCAAAAGCTCAATGCCGAAGGCTCGACGATCGTAATGGTCACGCACTCCCCCGCCCACGCCGACTATGCCAGCCGCACCGTCAACATGCTCGACGGCCGCATCCTGCAACAACACCGCCGCGCGGCCTGA
- a CDS encoding ABC transporter permease, whose product MWRNYLTVGLRSLAKNKTYAFINIVGLTIGLTACLLILLYVRYEQSYDRWLPDADRTFQLQNYILSTSKGGEQKFLQLSPIVAGRTLAKDFPQVEKVAWVRAFSPIVIQNGRAIEVNDLQMTDSNLFEVLDLPLVRGTTAKALPDSHSLSVSESEAKRRFGDSDPIGKTLTIVDNTGDVDYRITSVFKDIPKNSSFSANMIARFDLDTQFADRQRQLTRWTSTEGWNFVKLKSAADAALINAQLPAWKKRNIPDDVINGQKQNPGDGEDFALVNISNVHLGKAQMFGMTPGNDARTVTTFAVIAALVLGMAAINFTNLATARASQRAREVALRKVLGATRRQLITQFLAESTLLVLIAMLVALAMAELLLPAFNSFLDASIALRYLGAESVLIPAALLVLAVGAAGGFYPALYLSRFQPAKILKANKSSADAAGSGRLRNLLVLVQFAVSIGLIACTAIIYGQTLFARTLDAGYQRDRLLQVGNVGFRGVSTAQSQALVERIRRVPGVQAAGRTQIGIASSISSISDYFLPGSPTSVPLGTYGVEPGFLEAMGIKLLAGRYFSEMQGKDDATTPVPVDLDAERALAARGINVIVTQSAAQRLGFRTPEDAIGKEMRGDLSVPEAGLVPATIVGVVSDARYRSLREPVQPIVYIMQRVGFAQVAVRYAGTTPTDIRQRIEGVWKQLIPLVPFKAEFADDIVQRQYQQESARGILFAGFSLLAVVIGCMGLFGLAVFTAERLTKEIGIRKVLGARTQDIVRLLVWQFSRPVLLANIIAWPVAWWLMRDWLNGFDTRIPLTPVPFLIAGIIALAVALSTIASHAFRVARLNPIHALRYE is encoded by the coding sequence ATGTGGCGGAACTATCTGACGGTCGGGCTGCGGTCGCTGGCGAAGAACAAGACCTATGCGTTCATCAACATCGTCGGGCTCACGATCGGACTGACCGCGTGCCTGTTGATACTACTCTATGTCCGCTACGAGCAAAGCTACGATCGCTGGCTGCCCGACGCCGACCGCACCTTCCAACTGCAGAATTACATTCTGTCGACCAGCAAAGGCGGCGAGCAGAAATTCCTGCAGCTGAGCCCGATCGTCGCGGGCCGGACGCTGGCCAAGGACTTCCCGCAGGTCGAAAAGGTCGCTTGGGTCCGCGCCTTCTCGCCTATCGTGATCCAGAACGGCCGCGCGATCGAGGTCAACGACCTCCAGATGACTGACAGCAATCTGTTCGAAGTGCTCGACTTGCCATTGGTGCGCGGTACTACGGCAAAGGCGCTGCCGGATTCCCATTCGCTATCGGTTAGCGAGAGCGAGGCCAAGCGCCGGTTCGGCGATTCCGATCCAATCGGCAAGACACTGACGATCGTCGATAATACCGGTGATGTGGACTATCGCATCACTTCCGTCTTCAAAGACATTCCCAAGAACAGCAGCTTCTCCGCGAACATGATCGCGCGGTTCGACCTCGACACGCAATTCGCCGATCGCCAACGGCAGCTGACGCGGTGGACGAGCACCGAGGGGTGGAATTTCGTCAAGTTGAAGAGCGCAGCCGACGCCGCGTTGATCAACGCCCAACTGCCGGCCTGGAAAAAGCGAAACATTCCAGACGACGTCATCAACGGACAGAAACAGAATCCGGGCGACGGCGAAGATTTTGCGCTGGTGAACATCAGCAACGTCCATCTCGGCAAAGCCCAGATGTTCGGAATGACGCCCGGCAACGACGCACGTACGGTAACGACCTTTGCGGTGATTGCCGCCCTCGTGCTCGGCATGGCAGCGATCAACTTCACCAATCTTGCGACTGCCCGCGCCTCGCAGCGCGCGCGCGAAGTGGCGCTGCGCAAGGTGCTGGGTGCGACGCGGCGACAGCTGATCACGCAGTTTCTGGCTGAATCGACGCTCCTCGTACTAATAGCGATGCTGGTCGCGCTCGCCATGGCCGAACTGCTGCTCCCCGCTTTCAACTCGTTCCTCGATGCCAGTATCGCGCTGCGCTATCTCGGGGCGGAGAGTGTGTTGATCCCTGCCGCCCTGTTGGTCTTGGCGGTCGGCGCAGCGGGCGGGTTCTATCCGGCGCTCTATCTTTCCCGCTTCCAGCCGGCGAAAATCCTCAAAGCGAACAAGTCGTCCGCAGACGCTGCGGGTTCCGGCCGACTGCGCAACCTGTTGGTGCTCGTGCAATTCGCCGTATCGATCGGGCTGATCGCTTGCACTGCCATCATCTATGGTCAGACGTTGTTCGCGCGCACGCTCGACGCCGGATATCAACGCGACCGGCTTCTCCAGGTCGGCAACGTCGGCTTCCGCGGCGTATCGACCGCCCAGTCGCAGGCCTTGGTTGAGCGTATCCGGCGGGTTCCGGGCGTGCAGGCTGCGGGCCGCACGCAAATCGGCATCGCATCGTCCATCAGTTCGATCTCGGATTATTTCCTGCCGGGCAGCCCCACCTCCGTGCCGCTCGGCACCTACGGCGTCGAGCCCGGGTTTCTTGAAGCGATGGGTATCAAGCTATTGGCGGGTCGCTATTTTTCGGAGATGCAAGGCAAGGACGACGCCACGACCCCCGTGCCGGTCGATCTGGATGCAGAACGCGCGCTGGCTGCGCGCGGGATCAACGTCATTGTCACCCAATCCGCCGCGCAACGCCTGGGTTTTCGGACACCGGAAGACGCGATCGGCAAGGAGATGCGTGGCGACTTGAGCGTTCCCGAAGCCGGGCTGGTGCCGGCAACGATCGTCGGAGTGGTCAGCGACGCGCGATACCGTTCGCTCCGCGAGCCGGTGCAGCCCATCGTCTATATCATGCAGAGAGTCGGGTTCGCACAGGTCGCGGTCCGTTATGCCGGTACCACACCAACCGACATCCGCCAGCGGATCGAGGGCGTGTGGAAACAGCTTATTCCGCTCGTGCCGTTCAAAGCCGAGTTCGCCGACGATATCGTTCAACGCCAGTATCAACAGGAAAGCGCACGCGGGATACTGTTCGCGGGCTTTTCGCTGCTCGCGGTGGTGATCGGTTGCATGGGGTTGTTCGGACTCGCCGTGTTCACGGCCGAACGGCTGACCAAGGAAATCGGAATCCGCAAGGTGCTCGGGGCGCGGACGCAAGATATTGTCCGTCTACTCGTCTGGCAGTTCAGCCGACCGGTCTTGCTCGCCAACATCATCGCGTGGCCCGTTGCATGGTGGCTGATGCGCGATTGGCTCAACGGTTTCGACACGCGCATCCCGCTGACGCCGGTCCCCTTCTTGATCGCCGGGATCATCGCGCTCGCCGTCGCGCTGAGCACGATCGCCTCGCACGCGTTCCGCGTCGCTCGCCTCAATCCCATCCACGCCCTCCGTTACGAATAG
- a CDS encoding ABC transporter permease, producing the protein MWRNYLIVGIRALLKSRAYAFINIVGLAIGLAACLIILTFVRYEFGYDAWLPNAENTYQFQTIYLPSPTGGRGGTSQTTAYVAEAAIKKDFPQIERAVWVSSQATTILKNGQPATVKKPYVTDGALFDVLRVPFVRGNPTTALDDPHSLVLSETEARDQFGDVDPIGRTLTIVDGGTTTDYRVTGVFKDLPKNSTLDMTMVVRIDPGLYFQKSPQAITSWHWQNGSVYARVKPGTDIAAMEAQLPAWEKRNVPDDAGSTPKSNPGDFENWHFANIRDLHLSKSFGQGRANGDRQSIITFGVVALLILAMACMNFTNLATARASQRAREVALRKVLGATRGQLVGQFLGESMMVAAIAMLIALGLAELGIHPLNAFLDADMSFRYLGAHGVLLPVILLTLLVGLAGGLYPAFFLSRFEPARILKANKSAADAEGNGRLRSLLVITQFAVSIGLIACTAVVYGQTVYARNVDAGFKRDGLLQLNGISRPQVDSVAPTLLQELRKQPGIADAARVSLGIATGNNTDGDVNVPGQKPVDLGIYGVDTHAFDTLGMKLLAGRNFSESIGLDNSTLPNPPDLTAENAFVARGTNVILSEQAAQRLGFATPQAAIGKQVQLSFTSLNTGLTTATVVGVVSDVRYRTIRQPIQPILYYYQTDGFNQMMVRFSGDPVAARATVERVWKRSIADLPLNARFVADITHDLYNADEKRAQLFGMFALLAVLIGCLGLFGLAAFTAERRTKEIGIRKVLGARTRDILQLLVWQFSKPVLIANVIAWPVAWWMMREWLNTFDIRMSLGLTPFLMAGGLALLVAIVTIASHAWRVAQQSPVKALRYE; encoded by the coding sequence ATGTGGCGCAACTACCTGATCGTCGGCATTCGCGCGTTGCTGAAGAGCCGCGCCTACGCCTTCATCAATATCGTCGGACTGGCGATCGGCCTGGCCGCATGCCTGATCATCCTGACGTTCGTCCGGTACGAGTTCGGCTACGACGCCTGGCTGCCGAATGCGGAAAACACCTATCAGTTTCAGACGATTTATCTGCCGTCGCCGACCGGGGGTCGTGGCGGCACGTCGCAAACGACCGCCTATGTCGCCGAAGCGGCGATCAAAAAGGATTTCCCGCAAATCGAACGCGCCGTCTGGGTATCGTCGCAAGCGACGACGATTCTCAAGAACGGCCAGCCGGCCACCGTCAAGAAACCCTATGTGACCGATGGCGCGCTGTTCGACGTGCTGCGTGTACCGTTCGTTCGCGGCAACCCCACGACCGCGCTGGATGATCCGCATTCGCTGGTCTTGAGCGAGACCGAAGCGCGGGATCAGTTCGGCGATGTCGACCCGATCGGCAGAACGCTGACGATCGTCGATGGCGGCACGACCACAGACTATCGCGTGACGGGCGTGTTCAAGGATCTGCCCAAGAACAGCACGCTCGACATGACGATGGTCGTCCGGATCGATCCGGGACTGTATTTTCAGAAGTCTCCCCAAGCGATCACGTCCTGGCACTGGCAGAACGGATCGGTCTATGCCCGCGTCAAGCCCGGCACCGATATTGCAGCGATGGAAGCGCAACTTCCGGCTTGGGAAAAGCGCAACGTGCCGGACGACGCCGGCAGCACGCCGAAGTCTAATCCCGGAGATTTTGAAAACTGGCATTTCGCCAACATCCGCGACCTCCATCTCAGCAAGTCGTTCGGCCAGGGGCGCGCCAACGGCGATCGCCAATCGATCATCACCTTCGGGGTCGTCGCGCTGCTGATCCTGGCCATGGCGTGCATGAACTTCACCAACCTCGCCACCGCGCGAGCGTCCCAGCGTGCGCGCGAAGTCGCCCTTCGCAAGGTGTTGGGCGCGACCCGCGGGCAATTGGTCGGTCAGTTCCTGGGTGAATCGATGATGGTCGCCGCCATCGCGATGCTAATCGCGCTCGGGCTGGCCGAACTTGGCATCCACCCGCTCAACGCCTTCCTCGATGCCGATATGAGCTTCCGGTATTTGGGTGCTCATGGCGTCCTGTTGCCGGTGATCCTGCTCACGCTGCTCGTCGGGCTGGCCGGGGGGCTCTATCCCGCATTCTTCCTCTCGCGGTTCGAACCGGCGCGTATCCTCAAGGCCAACAAATCGGCCGCCGATGCCGAAGGCAACGGGCGGTTGCGTAGCCTGTTGGTGATCACCCAATTCGCGGTATCGATCGGTCTGATCGCCTGTACCGCCGTGGTGTACGGCCAGACCGTTTATGCCCGCAACGTCGACGCCGGGTTCAAGCGCGACGGGTTGCTGCAGCTGAACGGCATATCGCGCCCACAGGTCGATTCCGTCGCACCCACGCTGCTGCAGGAATTGCGCAAGCAGCCCGGCATCGCCGATGCCGCGCGGGTTTCGCTGGGCATCGCGACGGGCAATAATACCGATGGCGACGTCAATGTACCGGGCCAAAAACCGGTCGACCTCGGCATCTACGGCGTCGATACGCATGCGTTCGATACGTTGGGTATGAAGCTGCTCGCCGGACGGAATTTCTCCGAATCCATCGGGCTCGACAACTCGACGTTGCCGAACCCGCCCGACCTCACGGCGGAAAATGCGTTTGTCGCACGCGGCACGAATGTGATCCTGTCGGAACAGGCCGCCCAACGCCTCGGCTTCGCCACGCCGCAGGCGGCGATCGGCAAACAAGTCCAGTTGTCGTTCACGTCTTTGAACACCGGCCTGACCACCGCGACCGTCGTCGGGGTGGTGTCCGACGTACGGTATCGCACCATCCGTCAACCGATCCAGCCGATCCTCTATTACTACCAGACGGATGGCTTCAATCAGATGATGGTGCGCTTCTCCGGCGATCCCGTTGCGGCGCGCGCCACGGTCGAACGCGTATGGAAACGGTCGATCGCCGACTTGCCGTTGAACGCGCGGTTCGTCGCGGACATTACCCACGACCTGTACAACGCCGACGAAAAACGCGCGCAACTGTTCGGCATGTTCGCCCTGCTTGCCGTGTTAATCGGCTGCCTCGGGCTGTTCGGGCTCGCCGCCTTTACGGCGGAACGGCGGACCAAGGAGATCGGCATCCGCAAGGTGCTGGGCGCGCGGACCCGCGACATTCTCCAGCTTCTCGTCTGGCAATTCTCCAAGCCCGTGCTGATCGCCAATGTGATCGCTTGGCCGGTAGCGTGGTGGATGATGCGGGAATGGCTCAACACCTTCGATATCCGGATGTCGCTCGGGCTGACGCCGTTCCTGATGGCCGGTGGGCTGGCGTTACTGGTCGCGATCGTCACCATCGCGAGCCATGCCTGGCGCGTCGCGCAGCAGAGCCCGGTCAAGGCGCTGCGCTACGAGTGA